A stretch of the Actinoalloteichus fjordicus genome encodes the following:
- the uvrA gene encoding excinuclease ABC subunit UvrA — translation MTTVDSEAPAALVSAPALPDRLSVRGARVHNLRGVDLDLPHRSLIVFTGVSGSGKSSLAFDTIYAEAQRRQVQSMSSFARQFMNEMDKPDVDRLDGLCSVVAVDQRSSASRNPRSTVGTVTEVYDLMRVLWARVGRGHCTDCAAELVDQACPAGHDTPLPDLSGPAFSFNLPFGQCPACLGLGSTREVDPALVVPDEARSLDEGALAPWRTVPAERSAAADLVARAGRSTASPWRTLPAELRSALLHGVDGSGTTGAGPISGARFLGVLPWLERRRASAGEGTPDPAEPYLRTVACPGCGGSRLAPAQASVRVGGRGIAEACALPVTSALRFFARLEVADRDRRVIEQAVIEITDRLTFLTEVGLGYLTLDRPARTLSGGEAQRIRLAGQLGTRLFGLLYVLDEPTVGLHPEDTAALIATLRALRDVGNTLVVVEHDHQVIRAADRVVELGPAAGELGGRLMFTGTAEELLDDSDSLTGRFLRDPGGSTARPGGVPRVRRTPRPGREIVVRGARANNLRDVDVTLPLDMLVAVSGVSGAGKSTLVDEILCRAAERALGGDAPPPGDHDEVLGLGAIDRVIRVDQSPIGRSARSTPATYTGILDSVRKVFAQTDEARRRGFKPGRFSFNSPGGRCEDCSGDGTVRVEMGFLPDVFLPCDVCHGARFDAETLAVRHRGRSIADVLAMSVDDAAEFFADLGPVARPLRVLAEVGLGYLRLGQPGNTLSGGEAQRIKLANELQRRPGRHTLYLLDEPTTGLHSLDVARLTGVLHDLVAAGHSVVAVSHSMEVVAAADWVVDLGPGGGADGGLVVAEGSPEHVATGEGATARHLRGLLRV, via the coding sequence ATGACCACAGTCGACTCCGAGGCACCCGCCGCCCTCGTCTCGGCGCCCGCACTCCCGGACCGTCTCTCGGTACGCGGCGCCCGAGTGCACAACCTGCGCGGGGTGGACCTGGACCTCCCGCACCGCAGCCTGATCGTCTTCACCGGCGTCTCCGGCTCGGGGAAGTCCTCACTGGCCTTCGACACGATCTACGCCGAGGCGCAGCGCCGTCAGGTGCAGTCGATGTCGAGCTTCGCGCGGCAGTTCATGAACGAGATGGACAAGCCCGACGTCGACCGGCTCGACGGACTCTGCTCCGTCGTCGCCGTGGACCAGCGGTCCTCGGCATCCAGGAACCCCCGGTCGACGGTCGGCACGGTGACCGAGGTCTACGACCTGATGCGCGTGCTGTGGGCCAGGGTCGGCCGAGGCCACTGCACCGACTGCGCCGCCGAACTCGTCGACCAGGCCTGCCCGGCGGGCCACGACACGCCGCTGCCGGACCTGTCGGGGCCCGCGTTCTCCTTCAACCTTCCGTTCGGCCAGTGCCCGGCGTGTCTCGGCCTGGGCAGCACCCGCGAGGTCGATCCGGCGCTGGTGGTCCCCGACGAGGCTCGCTCCCTCGACGAGGGCGCGCTGGCGCCGTGGCGCACCGTGCCCGCCGAACGGTCGGCCGCCGCCGACCTGGTGGCACGGGCAGGTCGCAGCACGGCCTCGCCGTGGCGGACCCTGCCTGCGGAACTCCGCAGCGCCCTGCTGCACGGGGTGGACGGCTCGGGGACGACGGGAGCGGGCCCGATCTCCGGGGCGCGCTTCCTCGGCGTGCTCCCGTGGCTGGAGCGGCGTCGCGCCTCGGCGGGGGAGGGCACTCCCGACCCGGCCGAGCCGTATCTGCGCACCGTGGCCTGCCCTGGCTGCGGCGGAAGCCGGCTCGCTCCGGCGCAGGCCTCGGTGCGGGTCGGCGGCCGGGGCATCGCCGAGGCCTGCGCGTTGCCGGTCACCTCGGCCTTACGGTTCTTCGCGCGGCTGGAGGTCGCCGACCGCGATCGACGGGTGATCGAGCAGGCCGTCATCGAGATCACCGACCGGCTGACCTTCCTGACCGAGGTCGGTCTCGGCTATCTCACGTTGGACCGGCCCGCCAGGACGCTGTCCGGCGGCGAGGCCCAGCGCATCCGGCTCGCCGGACAGCTCGGCACCCGACTCTTCGGCCTGCTGTACGTGCTCGACGAGCCGACCGTGGGGCTGCATCCGGAGGACACCGCCGCGTTGATCGCCACCCTGCGCGCGCTGCGCGACGTCGGCAACACCCTGGTGGTGGTGGAGCACGACCATCAGGTGATTCGTGCTGCCGACCGGGTGGTGGAGCTGGGGCCCGCCGCGGGCGAGCTGGGCGGCAGGCTGATGTTCACCGGCACCGCCGAGGAGCTGCTCGACGACTCCGACTCCCTGACCGGCCGCTTCCTGCGCGATCCCGGCGGCTCCACGGCGCGCCCCGGCGGCGTGCCGAGGGTGCGCCGGACGCCGCGACCCGGCCGGGAGATCGTCGTCCGAGGCGCCAGGGCGAACAACCTGCGGGACGTCGACGTCACGCTGCCGCTGGACATGCTGGTCGCCGTCAGCGGAGTCTCCGGCGCGGGCAAGTCGACGCTGGTCGACGAGATCCTGTGCCGTGCGGCCGAACGCGCGCTCGGCGGCGACGCCCCGCCGCCGGGCGATCACGACGAGGTGCTGGGGCTGGGAGCGATCGACCGGGTGATCCGGGTCGACCAGTCGCCGATCGGTCGCTCGGCGCGGTCCACCCCCGCGACCTATACCGGCATCCTCGACAGCGTCCGCAAGGTCTTCGCCCAGACCGACGAGGCACGGCGGCGCGGCTTCAAACCCGGGCGCTTCTCCTTCAACTCGCCCGGCGGCCGCTGCGAGGACTGTTCCGGCGACGGCACCGTGCGCGTGGAGATGGGCTTCCTGCCGGACGTCTTCCTGCCCTGCGACGTCTGCCACGGGGCCCGCTTCGACGCCGAGACGCTGGCCGTCCGTCATCGGGGCCGCTCGATCGCCGACGTCCTGGCGATGTCGGTCGACGACGCCGCCGAGTTCTTCGCCGACCTCGGCCCCGTCGCCCGTCCGCTGCGCGTGCTGGCCGAGGTCGGCCTGGGATACCTGCGGCTCGGGCAGCCGGGGAACACCCTCTCCGGTGGGGAGGCGCAGCGGATCAAGCTCGCCAACGAACTTCAGCGCAGGCCCGGCAGACACACCCTCTACCTGCTGGACGAGCCGACCACCGGACTGCACTCGCTGGACGTGGCGCGGCTGACCGGGGTGCTGCACGACCTGGTCGCGGCGGGGCACAGCGTGGTGGCCGTCTCGCACAGCATGGAGGTGGTGGCCGCGGCCGACTGGGTGGTGGACCTCGGCCCCGGCGGCGGCGCCGACGGCGGCCTGGTCGTCGCCGAGGGCTCGCCGGAGCACGTCGCGACGGGGGAGGGCGCCACGGCGCGTCATCTGCGGGGGTTGCTCAGGGTCTGA
- a CDS encoding PadR family transcriptional regulator, which produces MSATRLLVLGVVRGFGKAHGYLLHTELSSWAAEGWINVKWGSIYHGLRQLAKLGLLKATEIEEWPGRVDYELTQDGEAEFFRLLRDALRQAEHRPDVLAAGLALMPALPRDEVIALLGERLAALDVKVAELPLDPESRDPGDRQAHLEELAALRGHTARSDAEWTRRLIARLADGAYRLVDDGPSSAGSPGTWTLSGNARGGQCL; this is translated from the coding sequence ATGTCGGCGACGCGACTGCTGGTCCTCGGCGTGGTGCGGGGGTTCGGGAAGGCGCACGGCTATCTGCTCCACACCGAGTTGTCCTCGTGGGCGGCCGAGGGCTGGATCAACGTCAAGTGGGGTTCGATCTACCACGGGCTGCGCCAGCTCGCGAAGCTCGGGCTCCTCAAGGCCACCGAGATCGAGGAGTGGCCGGGGCGCGTCGACTACGAGCTGACCCAGGACGGCGAGGCCGAGTTCTTCCGACTGCTGCGGGACGCGCTGCGGCAGGCCGAGCACCGTCCCGACGTGCTCGCCGCCGGGCTGGCACTGATGCCCGCACTGCCCCGCGACGAGGTGATCGCGCTGCTCGGGGAGCGGCTCGCCGCGCTGGACGTCAAAGTCGCCGAGCTGCCGCTCGACCCGGAGTCGCGCGATCCCGGCGACCGTCAGGCTCATCTGGAAGAGCTGGCCGCCCTCCGAGGACATACGGCGCGCAGCGATGCCGAGTGGACCCGGCGACTGATCGCTCGACTGGCCGACGGCGCCTACCGGCTCGTCGATGACGGCCCGTCCTCCGCCGGGTCGCCGGGGACTTGGACCCTGTCCGGCAACGCGCGCGGTGGTCAGTGCCTGTGA
- a CDS encoding ClpP family protease, which produces MTENSTPEMHAGSGLNLSDSVFERLLQERIVFLGSEVNDEIANRITAQLLLLAAEDGEKDITLYINSPGGSVSAGMAIYDTMQLIEPDVATFAMGFAASMGQFLLSSGTPGKRHVLAHARVLMHQPSAGLGGSASDVAIRAEVYSKMKRRMAELIAEQTGQTVERITKDSDRDRWFTAQEALEYGFVDHVVSRPQRPRHAG; this is translated from the coding sequence ATGACGGAGAATTCGACGCCCGAGATGCATGCCGGGTCCGGGCTCAACCTGAGCGACTCGGTGTTCGAACGACTTCTCCAGGAGAGGATCGTCTTCCTCGGGTCCGAGGTCAACGACGAGATCGCCAACCGGATCACCGCCCAGTTGCTCCTGCTGGCGGCCGAGGACGGCGAGAAGGACATCACGCTCTACATCAACTCGCCCGGCGGCTCCGTCTCGGCCGGAATGGCGATCTACGACACGATGCAGCTGATCGAGCCCGACGTGGCCACCTTCGCGATGGGCTTCGCGGCGTCGATGGGACAGTTCCTGCTGTCCTCCGGCACGCCGGGCAAGCGGCACGTGCTCGCCCACGCGCGGGTGCTGATGCACCAGCCGTCGGCGGGCCTGGGCGGTTCCGCGTCCGACGTGGCGATCCGCGCCGAGGTCTACTCGAAGATGAAGCGGCGGATGGCCGAGCTGATCGCCGAGCAGACCGGTCAGACGGTGGAGCGCATCACCAAGGACTCCGACCGGGACCGCTGGTTCACCGCCCAGGAGGCCCTGGAGTACGGCTTCGTCGACCACGTGGTCTCGCGGCCCCAGCGTCCCCGACACGCAGGCTGA
- a CDS encoding LysR substrate-binding domain-containing protein, which yields MLDLHRLRLLRELSHRGTLAAVAKALSYTPSAISQQLTQLEAEVGVPLREPVGRRVRLTAQGEILVAHAEAVLERLERAEADLAASMGEVVGTLRIAAFQTTMLTLVPQALTTLRDAHPRLRVEVTQSEPEEALVALLARDFDLVLAEEYPHDPEPRPIEVEQEDLCDDVIRLACTLPIEGADPAARLRSAAAHPWIMEPGDNAARRWAMALCRAAGFEPDVRFVTADALTCLRFVEQGHGAALLSDLVWASRPPTVPLSLLPEPWGSRRLFTAVRRGSGAHPAVRACRDALRGAAT from the coding sequence ATGCTCGATCTTCATCGACTCCGGCTGCTGCGTGAACTCAGCCATCGGGGGACCCTCGCGGCGGTGGCCAAGGCGCTGTCCTACACCCCGTCGGCGATCTCCCAGCAGCTCACGCAGCTGGAGGCGGAGGTCGGCGTGCCGCTGCGCGAGCCGGTGGGCAGGCGGGTCCGGCTGACCGCCCAGGGCGAGATCCTCGTCGCACACGCCGAGGCGGTGCTGGAGCGACTGGAGCGGGCCGAGGCGGATCTGGCCGCGTCCATGGGGGAGGTGGTGGGCACGCTGCGGATCGCGGCGTTCCAGACCACGATGCTCACCCTGGTGCCCCAGGCGTTGACGACCCTTCGCGACGCGCATCCCCGGCTGCGGGTCGAGGTGACCCAGTCCGAGCCGGAGGAGGCGCTGGTCGCCCTGCTGGCCAGGGACTTCGATCTGGTGCTCGCCGAGGAGTACCCGCACGATCCGGAGCCTCGGCCGATCGAGGTCGAGCAGGAGGACCTGTGCGACGACGTCATCCGGCTGGCCTGCACGCTCCCGATCGAGGGAGCCGACCCCGCCGCGAGGCTGCGGTCGGCCGCCGCCCATCCGTGGATCATGGAGCCCGGGGACAACGCGGCCCGCCGCTGGGCGATGGCGCTGTGTCGTGCCGCCGGGTTCGAGCCGGACGTCCGCTTCGTGACGGCCGACGCGCTGACCTGCCTCCGCTTCGTCGAGCAGGGCCACGGCGCCGCTCTTCTCTCCGACCTGGTGTGGGCCAGCCGGCCGCCGACGGTGCCGTTGTCGCTGCTTCCCGAGCCCTGGGGCAGCCGCCGGCTGTTCACCGCCGTCCGGCGGGGCAGCGGGGCGCATCCGGCCGTGCGTGCCTGCCGGGACGCGCTGCGCGGTGCGGCCACCTGA
- a CDS encoding EamA family transporter codes for MIEHRRNRSAGLGFAIAAALAFGASGPLARPLIDAGLDPLHVAWLRVTGAALFLLPVALRRRRMLRSRPWLLLAYGVFPMAGIQAFYFAALARIPVGVALLVEFLGPVLVLLWLRVVHRRRVSRQAVIGVILAVTGLTLLVEAFSGGGPDPIGIALALAAAACQAAFFLLSDAGGDDVDPPAVIAYGAIVGSLVLVPIVQPWSLRWDLVGGTVDVGGIAMPALAPVAWLAVVSTAVAYLTGVAAVRRLSAPIAGAVAYLEVVTSIALAWLLLGETLSPAQTVGAVVVVLGAFIAQLSVPTPEPGDPAVHPLPGSPIPAAPADLPPPADVSGRPGPTPPDETPPDATPACDAVLAARSEAPGETGPARGDDPTR; via the coding sequence GTGATCGAGCACCGTCGCAACAGGTCCGCCGGGCTCGGGTTCGCAATCGCGGCCGCCCTGGCCTTCGGCGCCTCCGGCCCGCTGGCCCGGCCGCTGATCGACGCCGGCCTGGACCCCCTGCACGTCGCCTGGCTGCGCGTCACCGGAGCCGCCCTCTTCCTGCTGCCCGTGGCCCTGCGGCGCCGTCGGATGCTGCGGAGCAGACCATGGCTGCTGCTGGCCTACGGCGTCTTCCCGATGGCGGGCATTCAGGCCTTCTACTTCGCCGCTCTCGCCCGCATCCCGGTCGGCGTGGCGCTGCTGGTGGAGTTCCTCGGCCCGGTACTGGTGCTGCTCTGGCTGCGGGTGGTGCATCGCCGACGGGTGTCCCGGCAGGCGGTGATCGGAGTCATCCTCGCCGTCACCGGGCTGACGCTGCTGGTCGAGGCGTTCTCCGGCGGCGGGCCCGACCCGATCGGCATCGCGCTGGCCCTCGCCGCAGCCGCCTGTCAGGCCGCGTTCTTCCTGTTGTCCGATGCCGGGGGCGACGACGTCGACCCACCCGCCGTGATCGCCTACGGAGCGATCGTCGGCAGCCTCGTGCTGGTGCCGATCGTCCAGCCCTGGTCGCTGCGCTGGGACCTGGTGGGCGGCACGGTCGACGTGGGCGGCATCGCGATGCCCGCGCTGGCTCCGGTGGCCTGGCTGGCCGTGGTGTCCACTGCCGTCGCCTACCTGACCGGGGTGGCCGCCGTCCGGCGGCTCTCCGCGCCGATCGCCGGGGCGGTGGCCTATCTGGAGGTCGTCACCTCCATCGCGTTGGCCTGGCTGTTGCTCGGCGAGACCCTGAGTCCGGCGCAGACCGTGGGCGCGGTCGTCGTGGTGCTCGGCGCGTTCATCGCGCAGCTCTCCGTTCCGACGCCCGAGCCGGGCGATCCTGCGGTGCACCCGCTGCCGGGGAGCCCGATCCCGGCGGCGCCCGCCGATCTGCCGCCGCCTGCCGATGTCTCGGGGCGGCCCGGCCCGACACCGCCCGACGAGACGCCGCCCGACGCGACCCCGGCCTGCGACGCCGTCCTCGCCGCCCGCTCCGAGGCGCCCGGCGAGACCGGGCCTGCCCGAGGCGACGATCCGACCCGCTGA
- a CDS encoding LacI family DNA-binding transcriptional regulator produces MRATTDSADSAKTPTGKITIAHIAEEAGVSVPTVSKVVNGRADVARETRRRVEEIIRKYDYQRRSDQRTIKANLLDLVFHELESAWAIEIIRGVEQVARDNEMAVVLSEFQGRRTPGRGWVEDVLRRRPAAVISVFSDLSVEQQARLRSGGIPLVVVDPAGEPDPDVPSIGATNWSGGLTATRYLIGLGHQRIAVIGGPERTLCSRARVDGYRSAMETAGLSVDPALVRHGDFHVEAGYQQAAALLGRPDPPTAVFAGSDLQAMGVYQAAREAGLRVPEDLSVIGFDDLPVAQWIGPPLTTIRQPLEEMAAAGARLALSLAVGDEPAHTRIELATSLVVRGSTAAPRQAE; encoded by the coding sequence ATGCGCGCGACAACGGACTCGGCCGACTCGGCGAAGACCCCGACCGGCAAGATCACCATCGCGCACATCGCCGAAGAGGCGGGCGTCTCGGTTCCGACTGTTTCGAAGGTGGTCAACGGCCGCGCCGACGTGGCTCGGGAGACCCGCAGGCGGGTCGAGGAGATCATTCGCAAGTACGACTACCAACGGCGCAGCGACCAGCGAACGATCAAGGCCAACCTGCTCGACCTCGTCTTCCACGAGTTGGAGAGCGCCTGGGCGATCGAGATCATCCGAGGAGTGGAACAGGTCGCCAGGGACAACGAGATGGCCGTCGTCCTCTCGGAGTTCCAGGGCAGACGCACCCCCGGCCGGGGCTGGGTCGAGGACGTGCTTCGGCGCAGGCCCGCCGCCGTGATCTCGGTGTTCTCCGATCTCAGCGTCGAGCAGCAGGCGCGACTTCGCTCCGGCGGCATCCCCCTGGTGGTGGTGGACCCGGCGGGTGAGCCGGATCCCGACGTCCCCTCCATCGGCGCGACGAACTGGAGCGGCGGGCTCACCGCCACCCGGTATCTGATCGGGCTCGGCCATCAGCGGATCGCCGTCATCGGCGGGCCGGAACGCACCCTGTGCAGCCGAGCGCGAGTGGACGGATACCGCTCGGCGATGGAGACCGCAGGGCTCTCGGTGGACCCGGCACTCGTGCGACACGGCGACTTCCACGTGGAGGCGGGCTACCAGCAGGCCGCCGCCCTGCTCGGCAGGCCAGACCCGCCCACGGCGGTGTTCGCAGGCAGCGACCTCCAGGCGATGGGCGTCTACCAGGCGGCACGCGAGGCAGGCCTGCGCGTGCCGGAGGACCTCAGCGTGATCGGCTTCGACGACCTGCCCGTGGCCCAGTGGATCGGACCGCCGTTGACGACGATCCGCCAGCCGTTGGAGGAGATGGCGGCGGCAGGCGCCCGGCTCGCGCTGTCCCTCGCGGTGGGCGACGAACCGGCGCACACCAGGATCGAGCTGGCCACCAGCCTGGTGGTGCGGGGCAGCACGGCGGCGCCGAGACAGGCCGAGTGA
- a CDS encoding VOC family protein — MIGRWHALVIDCPEPAELAGFYQEVLGMVRVQDEADWVVIGDAPDRPGIAFQRAPEQQAPRWPDPHSSQQMHVDVRVDDLDEGERAVLALGARRLPSDSSSFRVFADPSGHPFCLVRW, encoded by the coding sequence ATGATCGGACGCTGGCACGCCTTGGTGATCGACTGTCCGGAGCCCGCTGAGCTGGCAGGCTTCTATCAGGAGGTGCTCGGCATGGTCCGGGTGCAGGACGAGGCGGACTGGGTGGTCATCGGCGACGCCCCCGACCGGCCCGGCATCGCCTTCCAGCGCGCTCCCGAGCAGCAGGCACCGCGCTGGCCCGATCCGCACTCCTCGCAGCAGATGCACGTGGACGTGCGGGTGGACGACCTCGACGAGGGCGAGCGCGCGGTGCTGGCACTGGGCGCCCGCAGGCTGCCGAGCGACTCGTCCAGCTTCCGGGTCTTCGCCGACCCGAGCGGACACCCGTTCTGCCTGGTCCGCTGGTGA
- a CDS encoding Gfo/Idh/MocA family protein: MAIARPLRAAVVGTGGIAEVCHLPALRAEADRVELVAAVDVDAGRLADFQARTGVRHGYSTTAEMLARERPDLVHVCTPPAAHVDAVVESLEAGAWVLVEKPPCRSLAEFDRIEAAERPGGPYASVVYQHRFGSGARHAIELITAGELGRPLVALCQTTWFRGPEYFDVPWRGRWSTEGGGPTLGHGIHQMDLLLALLGDWTEVSAMVGRLDRAVETEDVSVASVRFAHGALASIVNSVLSPDEVSRIRVDLTRATVEVTHLYGHRNTDWRYTPAPSVVDASRPLAWASPAADVPSSHGAQLALVLDAMERGERPPVSGRQGRETLELITALYRSALTGATVRRDQLTPDDPFYHRLHGDTPGWAPPCEG; the protein is encoded by the coding sequence ATGGCCATCGCACGCCCCCTGCGCGCCGCCGTCGTCGGTACCGGTGGAATCGCCGAGGTCTGCCACCTCCCCGCGCTGCGCGCCGAGGCCGACCGGGTCGAACTGGTCGCGGCGGTGGACGTTGACGCGGGCAGACTGGCCGACTTCCAGGCCAGGACCGGCGTCCGACACGGCTATTCCACGACTGCGGAGATGCTGGCGCGGGAACGACCGGACCTGGTGCACGTCTGCACGCCGCCCGCCGCACACGTCGATGCGGTCGTCGAGTCGTTGGAGGCAGGCGCGTGGGTCCTGGTCGAGAAGCCGCCCTGCCGGTCGCTGGCGGAGTTCGACCGCATCGAGGCCGCCGAGCGGCCGGGCGGCCCCTATGCGTCGGTGGTGTATCAGCATCGCTTCGGCTCCGGTGCCCGGCACGCGATCGAGCTGATCACGGCGGGTGAGCTGGGCAGGCCGCTGGTGGCGCTCTGCCAGACGACCTGGTTTCGCGGCCCGGAGTACTTCGACGTGCCCTGGCGCGGACGCTGGTCGACCGAGGGCGGCGGGCCCACCCTCGGCCACGGGATTCACCAGATGGATCTGCTGCTCGCCCTGCTCGGCGACTGGACCGAGGTCAGCGCGATGGTCGGCAGGCTGGATCGCGCGGTGGAGACCGAGGACGTCTCGGTGGCCTCGGTGCGTTTCGCCCACGGCGCGCTGGCCTCGATCGTCAACAGCGTGCTGTCGCCGGACGAGGTGAGCAGGATCCGGGTGGACCTCACCAGGGCGACCGTGGAGGTGACCCACCTCTACGGCCACCGCAACACCGACTGGCGATACACCCCGGCGCCCTCGGTCGTCGACGCGAGTCGACCGCTCGCCTGGGCCTCCCCGGCCGCCGACGTGCCGAGTTCGCACGGGGCCCAGCTCGCCCTGGTGCTCGACGCGATGGAACGGGGCGAGCGGCCCCCGGTGAGCGGCAGGCAGGGCCGCGAGACGCTGGAGCTGATCACCGCCTTATACCGTTCGGCGCTCACCGGGGCCACGGTGCGACGTGATCAGCTCACCCCCGACGATCCCTTCTATCACCGGCTGCACGGCGACACCCCCGGCTGGGCGCCCCCGTGCGAGGGATGA
- a CDS encoding helix-turn-helix domain-containing protein, producing the protein MSAESHIGSRIRGLRGRILTQRELAEAAGVSVDLIRKLEQGARRTASIGSLHAIARALDVDIADLLGRRVGPLSTEPGAGVVAVRRALTTVDDLLDEVEQDAPTSIGQARRTVAYGWAAYWHGRYAQLVGLLPQMIVQLRASAAVEQASRQSAHELLSRCLWLAGCTLVHLGHPDPAWLAIRQAITAAEQGGDDLLCGVLRGSAAWQLLVQGRYVEAHRLATHAATSIQPGADADPERLSNYGSLIITAATAAARDGRTAEARHLMAQAAEVAVHTGDRADYETYFGPSQVAMQTVDIAVVTEDYTGALSAATRMPRDSTLPLASRARHLADQAFAYARLGRRERAVQALLVAERMAPDWMEYQTLPRRVVSELLGAERSTPLRELAHRLGVSD; encoded by the coding sequence GTGTCGGCGGAATCCCACATAGGCTCACGCATCCGCGGACTGCGCGGCAGAATCCTCACCCAACGCGAACTGGCCGAGGCGGCAGGCGTCTCCGTCGACCTGATCCGCAAGCTGGAGCAGGGTGCCAGGCGGACCGCCTCCATCGGCAGTCTGCACGCCATCGCACGCGCGCTGGACGTCGACATCGCCGATCTGCTGGGCAGGCGGGTCGGACCGCTCTCGACCGAGCCGGGGGCGGGCGTCGTCGCGGTGCGCCGCGCGCTGACCACCGTGGACGATCTGCTGGACGAGGTGGAGCAGGACGCGCCGACGTCGATCGGGCAGGCCCGGCGCACGGTCGCCTACGGCTGGGCCGCCTACTGGCACGGTCGTTACGCGCAGCTCGTCGGACTCCTGCCGCAGATGATCGTGCAGCTTCGCGCGTCGGCCGCCGTCGAGCAGGCGTCACGGCAGTCGGCCCACGAACTGCTGAGTCGCTGCCTGTGGCTGGCGGGCTGCACGCTGGTGCATCTCGGTCATCCCGATCCGGCGTGGCTGGCGATCCGGCAGGCCATCACCGCCGCCGAGCAGGGCGGAGACGATCTGCTCTGCGGGGTGCTGCGGGGCTCCGCCGCCTGGCAGCTTCTCGTGCAGGGTCGGTATGTCGAGGCTCATCGACTCGCGACGCATGCGGCCACGTCGATCCAGCCCGGCGCCGACGCCGACCCCGAGCGGCTGTCCAACTACGGATCGCTGATCATCACGGCCGCCACCGCCGCCGCGAGGGACGGCAGGACGGCGGAGGCGCGGCACCTCATGGCGCAGGCAGCCGAGGTCGCCGTGCACACCGGCGACCGCGCCGACTACGAGACGTACTTCGGTCCGTCTCAGGTCGCGATGCAGACGGTGGACATCGCGGTGGTCACCGAGGACTACACGGGCGCGCTCAGCGCCGCCACCCGGATGCCTCGGGATTCGACACTGCCGCTGGCCTCCCGCGCCCGACATCTCGCCGATCAGGCCTTCGCCTATGCCCGGCTGGGCCGTCGGGAGCGGGCGGTGCAGGCGCTGCTGGTTGCGGAGCGGATGGCACCGGACTGGATGGAGTACCAGACACTGCCGCGACGAGTGGTGTCGGAACTGCTCGGTGCCGAACGATCCACACCCCTGCGGGAACTGGCCCATCGTCTGGGTGTCTCCGACTGA
- a CDS encoding DUF6243 family protein, protein MARKRNGLLGVGGQRTKSPRTAHHPDGIGVGPSQDAVDRKQEILAKMRRLSEQPAESETDKAADKD, encoded by the coding sequence ATGGCCAGGAAGCGCAACGGCCTTCTCGGGGTGGGCGGGCAGCGGACCAAGTCGCCGCGTACCGCGCATCACCCCGACGGCATCGGCGTCGGTCCGAGTCAAGATGCGGTGGACCGAAAGCAGGAGATCCTGGCGAAGATGCGCAGGCTGTCCGAACAGCCCGCCGAATCGGAGACGGACAAGGCGGCGGACAAGGACTGA
- a CDS encoding carbohydrate ABC transporter permease → MSLTTATAPPPAGPESRHRPARRSRLEPPNRWAGLLTLGWLVVVAVPLLVMISWALQSRDAYLAEGPLAPPRAITADNLVTVFDSGFLQFFVNTAVVTVACVGLTLIVSVPAAYAIVRSPSRIVALGFRGFLLGLAIPAQATIIPIYLMIVRMGLYDTLGAIILPTTAFSLPLAVLVLASALRDVPREQYEAMTLDGASAWRMMFSLVVPMSLGSVITVGVYTALTAWNGFLFPLILTQSEDQRVLTLGLWSFQSEFGVNVPGLMTAVLLSALPVFVAYLFARRWLIAGLAGMGGK, encoded by the coding sequence ATGAGCCTCACGACCGCGACGGCCCCGCCTCCGGCAGGTCCCGAAAGCAGGCACCGACCCGCTCGGCGCAGTCGGCTCGAGCCGCCGAACCGATGGGCGGGCCTGCTGACCCTCGGGTGGCTGGTGGTCGTCGCCGTGCCGTTGCTGGTGATGATCAGCTGGGCGCTGCAGAGTCGAGACGCCTACCTCGCAGAGGGTCCGCTCGCCCCGCCAAGAGCGATCACGGCCGACAACCTCGTGACGGTCTTCGACTCCGGCTTCCTCCAGTTCTTCGTCAACACCGCCGTCGTCACCGTCGCCTGCGTCGGCCTCACCCTCATCGTGTCGGTGCCCGCCGCCTACGCCATCGTGCGGTCGCCGAGTCGGATCGTCGCCCTCGGGTTTCGGGGCTTCCTGCTGGGGCTGGCGATCCCGGCGCAGGCCACGATCATCCCGATCTACCTGATGATCGTCCGGATGGGCCTGTACGACACCCTGGGCGCGATCATCCTGCCCACCACGGCGTTCAGCCTGCCGCTGGCGGTGCTGGTGCTGGCCTCGGCACTGCGGGACGTGCCACGCGAGCAGTACGAGGCGATGACCCTCGACGGCGCGAGCGCATGGCGGATGATGTTCTCGCTCGTCGTCCCGATGTCCCTGGGCAGCGTGATCACCGTGGGCGTCTACACCGCACTGACCGCCTGGAACGGCTTCCTGTTCCCGCTGATCCTGACGCAGTCCGAGGATCAACGGGTGCTGACGCTGGGGCTGTGGAGCTTCCAGAGCGAGTTCGGCGTCAATGTGCCCGGCCTGATGACGGCGGTGCTCCTCTCGGCGCTGCCGGTCTTCGTCGCCTATCTCTTCGCCCGGCGGTGGCTCATCGCGGGGCTGGCCGGGATGGGCGGAAAATGA